A section of the Acidobacterium capsulatum ATCC 51196 genome encodes:
- a CDS encoding APC family permease: MALSSRPFRGRKLTLLPLVMATYFMVSGGPYGIEDILGGAGFAGGLLILILLPLVWSLPTALMIGELASAIPADGGFYVWVRRGLGPFWGFQEAWLSLTASIFDMAIYPALFVLYLGKLAPALTAGHRAELWIVAIIGICALWNLLGARPVGDGATWMFGLLLAPFAVLCGYAVMHGMEHGASLAVAEHCGGAGMGTAILVALWNYMGWDNASTVAQEVERPQRNYPRAMVWAIVLVTATYAIPLAAMRMAGVNCTDFQTGAWADAATHLAGRWLGVAIVASGTLSAIGMFNVLMLSYTRLPYAMAEDGMLPRVLARRNRRDVPWMAVLVCAVGWAWAAQMSFERLLSIDIILYGGSLMLEFAALVALRLREPHLERPFRAGSLAFAVLLGVVPAGLIVFAGYLSRGEQMAGMPALLFAALLAGGGPVAYLMSRWGRRWAAQPGVLPAAQD; the protein is encoded by the coding sequence ATGGCCCTGTCTTCGCGCCCGTTTCGAGGGCGCAAACTCACATTGCTGCCGCTGGTGATGGCCACCTATTTCATGGTGTCGGGCGGCCCCTATGGGATTGAAGACATTCTGGGCGGCGCGGGCTTTGCCGGCGGGTTGCTGATTCTGATCTTGCTGCCGCTGGTGTGGAGCCTGCCGACGGCGTTGATGATTGGCGAACTGGCCAGTGCGATTCCGGCCGATGGCGGGTTTTATGTGTGGGTGCGGCGCGGGCTTGGGCCGTTCTGGGGCTTTCAGGAGGCGTGGCTTTCGCTGACGGCGAGCATTTTTGACATGGCGATTTATCCGGCGCTGTTTGTGCTGTATCTCGGTAAGCTGGCTCCGGCGCTGACGGCCGGGCATCGCGCGGAGCTGTGGATTGTTGCGATCATTGGAATCTGTGCGCTGTGGAACCTGCTGGGCGCACGGCCGGTGGGCGATGGCGCGACCTGGATGTTTGGGTTGCTGCTGGCTCCTTTTGCCGTGCTGTGCGGCTATGCGGTGATGCACGGGATGGAGCATGGGGCTTCGCTGGCGGTAGCCGAGCATTGCGGCGGCGCGGGGATGGGCACGGCGATTCTGGTAGCGCTGTGGAATTACATGGGCTGGGACAATGCCTCCACGGTGGCGCAGGAGGTGGAGCGCCCTCAGCGGAACTATCCGCGCGCGATGGTGTGGGCCATTGTGCTGGTGACGGCGACGTATGCGATTCCTCTGGCGGCGATGCGGATGGCGGGGGTGAATTGCACGGACTTTCAGACAGGCGCGTGGGCCGATGCGGCCACGCACCTGGCCGGGCGCTGGCTGGGAGTGGCGATTGTGGCCAGCGGGACGCTGAGCGCGATAGGCATGTTTAACGTGCTGATGCTCTCGTATACGCGGCTGCCCTATGCGATGGCGGAAGATGGCATGCTGCCGCGTGTGCTGGCGCGGCGCAACCGGAGGGATGTTCCGTGGATGGCCGTGCTGGTCTGCGCGGTGGGATGGGCATGGGCGGCCCAGATGAGCTTTGAGCGGCTGCTCTCGATTGACATTATTTTGTATGGCGGCAGCCTGATGCTGGAGTTTGCCGCGCTGGTGGCGTTGCGGCTGCGCGAGCCGCATCTGGAGAGGCCGTTCCGCGCGGGCAGTCTGGCGTTCGCGGTGCTGCTGGGGGTGGTTCCGGCAGGGCTGATTGTGTTTGCGGGATATTTATCGCGTGGAGAGCAGATGGCCGGCATGCCGGCGCTGCTGTTTGCCGCACTGCTGGCTGGTGGAGGGCCGGTTGCCTATCTGATGAGCCGGTGGGGGAGAAGGTGGGCGGCGCAGCCCGGGGTGTTGCCCGCCGCCCAGGATTGA